A genomic window from Colletotrichum destructivum chromosome 7, complete sequence includes:
- a CDS encoding Putative small ribosomal subunit protein uS12: protein MASTLFRSLFAPAMRPATFPRAASLLTPTAAPLIRSFSSTPVQNATIMQVLRGCHKKGKRARHAVSPALSDINAPALKGVCLKVGVVRPKKPNSGQRKTARVRLSNGRHVTAYIPGEGHNIQQHSVVLVRGGRSQDCPGVRYHLVRGALDLGGVANRVSSRSKYGTMKPKKATVG, encoded by the exons ATGGCCAGCACACTTTTCAGATCCCTCTTCGCTCCGGCGATGAGGCCTGCAACCTTCCCCCGCGCCGCATCTCTCCTCACACCGACTGCCGCCCCCCTCATtcgctccttctcctccactCCCGTCCAGAATGCCACCATCATGCAGGTCTTGAGA GGCTGCCACAAGAAGGGCAAGCGTGCCCGTCACGCTGTCTCCCCCGCCCTGTCCGATATCAATGCGCCCGCTCTCAAGGGCGTCTGCCTCAAGGTCGGTGTTGTCCGCCCGAAGAAGCCCAACTCCGGCCAGCGCAAGACTGCCCGTGTGCGCCTCTCCAACGGTCGTCACGTCACCGCCTACATCCCCGGTGAGGGCCACAACATCCAGCAGCAcagcgtcgtcctcgtccgcggTGGCCGCAGTCAGGATTGTCCCGGTGTGCGATACCACCTCGTGCGTGGcgccctcgatctcggcggtGTGGCGAACCGTGTCTCCTCTCGCTCCAAGTACGGTACGATgaagcccaagaaggccACAGTGGGCTAA
- a CDS encoding Putative glycosyl transferase, family 15, nucleotide-diphospho-sugar transferase — MATGSARYVRYILFAFFGLAVFYFISHSSYEGVRLQDGTFTKPGAPTNGQQQQQQQQGENKDAEKPKQAPQSDANRPKVGEAYNPKDWPMPLTPNEPGWDELSGIAPGPRMNATFVTLARNSDVWDIARSIRQVEDRFNRRYNYDWVFLNDKPFDATFKKVTTSLVSGKTIYGEIPKKDWSFPEWIDQEKARKVREDMAQRKIIYGDSVSYRHMCRFESGFFFRQPAMMNYDYYWRVEPSIELFCDIHYDPFRFMKENNKKYSFVLSLYEYVETIPTLWDSTKKFMKNHPEHIAEGNSMGFLSDDGGDTYNHCHFWSNFEVGDLNWLRSQQYIDYFESLDQDGGFFYERWGDAPVHSIAASLMLPKDQIHFFNDIAYYHVPFTHCPTGEKVRLDRRCHCNPKDNFDWKGYSCTSRYFEINGLDKPEGYENQQD, encoded by the exons ATGGCGACGGGCTCCGCACGATATGTGCGATACATTCTTTTCGCCTTCTTC ggcctcgccgTTTTTTACTTCATCTCCCATTCCAGCTACGAGGGTGTAAGGCTCCAAGATGGCACATTCACGAAGCCGGGCGCTCCCACCaacggccagcagcaacagcagcagcagcagggagAAAACAAGGATGCCGAGAAGCCAAAGCAAGCACCTCAATCCGATGCAAACCGTCCcaaggtcggcgaggccTACAACCCGAAGGACTGGCCTATGCCCTTGACCCCAAACGAACCTGGCTGGGACGAGCTATCCGGCATCGCACCCGGCCCGCGCATGAATGCTACCTTCGTCACCCTCGCCCGCAACTCTGACGTCTGGGACATTGCCCGCTCCATTCGTCAGGTTGAGGACCGCTTTAACCGCCGCTACAACTACGACTGGGTTTTCCTGAACGACAAGCCTTTTGATGCCACCTTCAAGAAGGTCACTACCTCGCTTGTCTCGGGCAAGACAATCTACGGCGAGATCCCCAAGAAGGATTGGTCTTTCCCCGAGTGGATTGACCAGGAAAAGGCTCGCAAGGTTCGCGAGGACATGGCTCAGCGCAAGATCATCTACGGCGACTCTGTGAGCTACCGCCACATGTGCCGTTTCGAGTctggcttcttcttccgtcaGCCCGCCATGATGAACTACGACTACTACTGGCGCGTCGAGCCCTCCATCGAGCTCTTCTGCGATATTCACTACGATCCCTTCCGCTTCATGAAagagaacaacaagaagTACAGCTTCGTCCTGAGCTTGTACGAGTACGTCGAGACCATTCCGACGCTCTGGGACAGCACCAAGAAGTTCATGAAGAACCACCCTGAGCACATTGCGGAGGGCAACTCCATGGGCTTCCTGAGTGATGACGGCGGTGATACCTATAACCACTGCCATTTC TGGTCCAACTTCGAAGTTGGCGACCTGAACTGGCTCCGCTCTCAACAGTACATCGACTATTTCGAGTCCCTCGACCAGGACGGCGGTTTCTTCTACGAGCGATGGGGCGACGCTCCCGTGCACTCGATTGCTGCCAGTCTTATGCTGCCCAAGGACCAGATTCACTTCTTCAACGACATTGCCTACTACCACGTTCCCTTCACTCATTGTCCCACTGGGGAGAAGGTCCGACTTGACAGGCGCTGCCACTGCAATCCCAAGGACAATTTTGACTGGAAGGGCTACTCTT GCACGAGTCGTTACTTCGAAATCAACGGTTTGGACAAGCCCGAAGGGTACGAGAACCAGCAGGATTAA